A DNA window from Brassica napus cultivar Da-Ae chromosome A4, Da-Ae, whole genome shotgun sequence contains the following coding sequences:
- the LOC125607975 gene encoding translocon-associated protein subunit alpha-like, with amino-acid sequence MKMKMNVRVLFLALLLLASPLLQVARSQADDDHSSLVDDVVGEHSDSGADEDDQDLDINLTSAPGVETVCVFPQNSARVVPAGEETELLVALKNDGKPTVGVMGIRASVHLPYDHKLLVQNLTLQRYNNASIPTSVQATFPYVFAVSQYLQPGAFDLVGYVIYDVEGKPYQSVFYNGTIEVVESGGLLSGESVFLITLGIALLLLLGLWAYSQVQRLTKKTKKVSKVEVGTRSTDASMDEWLEGTHLAKSLSGKSKSKKN; translated from the exons atgaagatgaagatgaatgTTAGGGTTTTGTTTCTGGCTCTCCTTCTCCTCGCATCTCCTCTGCTCCAAG TTGCTAGAAGTCAAGCGGACGATGATCATTCCAGTCTTGTTGACGATGTTGTCGGAGAACACAGTGATTCTGGTGCTGACGAAGATGACCAGGACTTGGATATCAACTTGACCTCAGCTCCAGGAGTTGAAACTGTCTGTGTTTTCCCCCAAAACAGTGCCAGAG TGGTTCCAGCGGGTGAAGAGACTGAGCTCCTTGTTGCTCTCAAAAACGATG GGAAACCTACCGTTGGTGTGATGGGAATTAGAGCTAGCGTCCATCTTCCTTATGATCACAAGTTGTTGGTTCAGAATCTTACCCTGCAG AGATACAACAATGCCTCCATCCCAACTTCGGTTCAAGCAACATTCCCCTACGTCTTTGCAGTTAGCCAGTACCTGCAG CCTGGAGCATTTGATCTGGTGGGTTATGTCATCTACGACGTGGAAGGGAAGCCATACCAGAGTGTCTTCTACAATGGAACCATTGAGGTTGTTGAATCTGGAGGTCTTCTCAGCGGTGAGTCTGTCTTCCTTATCACACTTGGGATtgctctcctcctcctcctaggTCTATGGGCATACAGCCAAGTTCAGCGTCTCACCAAG AAAACCAAAAAGGTGTCAAAGGTGGAAGTAGGAACAAGGTCTACGGACGCATCAATGGACGAGTGGCTCGAG GGAACTCATTTGGCCAAGTCATTGTCTGGGAAATCAAAGAGCAAGAAGAACTAG
- the LOC125607974 gene encoding triosephosphate isomerase, chloroplastic-like: MASSLTAAGTQPSAPSFSGLRRTCPKLDAAVSFSHRVNSSVRLVSSSQRSPRGVVAMAGSGKFFVGGNWKCNGTKDTITKLVSDLNTATLESDVDVVVSPPFVYIDQVKSSLTDRIEISGQNSWVGKGGAFTGEISVEQLKDIGCKWVILGHSERRHVIGEKDEFIGKKAAYALSEGLGVIACIGEKLEEREAGKTFDVCFDQLKAFADAVPSWDKVVVAYEPVWAIGTGKVASPQQAQEVHVAVRDWLKKNVSEEVASKTRIIYGGSVNGGNCAELAKEEDIDGFLVGGASLKGPEFATIVNSVTSKKVAA, translated from the exons ATGGCTTCCTCTCTCACCGCCGCTGGCACTCAGCCCTCTGCTCCTTCTTTCTCCGGCCTCCGCCGCACTTGCCCCAAGCTCGACGCCGCCGTCTCCTTCTCCCACCGCGTCAACTCCTCTGTCCGTCTCGTTTCCTCCTCGCAGCGGTCTCCTAGAGGCGTTGTCGCCATGGCCGGATCCGGAAAG TTTTTCGTTGGAGGAAACTGGAAGTGT AACGGGACTAAGGACACCATCACCAAgcttgtctctgatctcaacACTGCCACCTTGGAATCAGATGTTG ATGTGGTTGTGTCGCCTCCATTTGTGTACATCGACCAAGTCAAATCATCCTTGACGGACCGTATTGAAATATCTGGTCAGAACTCTTGGGTTGGTAAAGGTGGTGCCTTCACTGGTGAAATCAGCGTGGAACAGCTCAAAGACATTGGCTGCAAGTGGGTCATTCTTGGCCATTCCGAAAGGAGGCATGTCATCGGTGAAAAGGATGAG TTTATCGGGAAGAAAGCTGCTTACGCGTTGAGTGAGGGTCTTGGAGTAATAGCTTGTATCGGGGAGAAGCTAGAAGAGAGGGAAGCAGGCAAGACTTTTGATGTTTGCTTCGACCAATTAAAGGCCTTTGCTG ATGCAGTGCCTAGCTGGGACAAGGTAGTGGTTGCGTACGAGCCAGTATGGGCAATTGGAACTGGCAAAGTTGCATCTCCTCAGCAAGCACAGGAAGTCCATGTAGCTGTCCGTGATTGGCTCAAGAAGAATGTCTCTGAAGAAGTCGCTTCCAAAACGAGGATCATATACGGAG GTTCTGTCAATGGAGGCAACTGTGCAGAGCTTgccaaagaagaagacattgatggttTTCTTGTCGGCGGTGCCTCCTTGAAG GGACCTGAGTTTGCGACCATTGTGAACTCAGTCACGTCAAAGAAAGTTGCTGCTTGA
- the LOC125607977 gene encoding uncharacterized protein LOC125607977 — MEPPATAEKRSSRRLLFDRRYGWVVDEWKEPSDEALAGGRGMFCVVPLGKTLFQTASQSINSAVKIIDMKLQKWQNPMHNPSSSVVDSNGDSG; from the exons ATGGAACCGCCAGCCACCGCAGAAAAACGCTCCTCCAGACGCCTTCTCTTTGACCGCCGTTACGGCTGGGT GGTCGACGAGTGGAAGGAACCATCTGATGAAGCTCTCGCCGGCGGAAGAGGAAT GTTTTGTGTAGTTCCTTTGGGCAAAACTCTGTTTCAGACTGCTTCACAATCA ATTAACTCGGCCGTCAAAATTATAGATATGAAGCTTCAGAAATGGCAAAATCCTATGCACAACCCAAGCTCTAGTGTTGTAGACAGTAATGGAGATTCAGGGTGA
- the LOC125607976 gene encoding bZIP transcription factor 30-like: MGGGGGGTDTSTMQRATSSSSSIPKQPLPITPNHHLNPPLLRSPQPFSADGAGNRVGAPPPIPSYSQIPATLQLKHSRSTSQPSSFFSFDSLPPLNPSPVSVDERNGAGFSPSLPPSPFTMCHSSSRMVGGGGDGENLPPRKSHRRSNSDVTFGFSSVMSPPLIPSRSLERSVSGGGEASSDWSNLVKEEPGEGGGRKKSESEAMDDVFRAYMNLDNIDVLNSFGGNETVDSSGTRKSSSDSEGESSAKVSSGVKRRAGGDIAPTGRHCRSVSMDSGFMGKLDFGGDEKLPVKASPTNSGEGNSSVEFGNSEFTAAEMKKISADEKLAEIVMADPKRVKRILANRVSAARSKERKTQYMAELEHKVQTLQSEATTLSAQLTHLQRDSMGLTNQNNELKFRLQAMEQQAQLRDALSEKLTEEVQRLKMVIGETSSRSSSSRRESNISKTTLSPEMFQQLSISQQQMQHSKAQIK; the protein is encoded by the exons ATGGGTGGTGGCGGTGGCGGCACAGATACAAGTACGATGCAGAGAGCTAcctcttcatcttcctccaTCCCTAAACAGCCACTCCCGATAACCCCTAACCACCACTTGAATCCACCTCTTCTCCGCTCCCCACAGCCTTTCAGCGCCGACGGCGCCGGAAATAGAGTCGGAGCTCCGCCTCCGATCCCTTCCTATTCTCAGATCCCGGCGACCTTACAACTCAAACACTCCCGGTCTACGTCTCAACCGTCGTCCTTCTTCTCCTTCGATTCCTTACCGCCGTTAAACCCTTCTCCGGTCTCGGTGGATGAGAGAAACGGCGCCGGGTTCAGCCCGTCTCTCCCTCCGTCGCCGTTCACGATGTGTCATTCCAGCTCTAGGATGGTCGGCGGCGGCGGAGATGGAGAGAATCTACCGCCGAGGAAGTCTCATAGGCGTTCCAACAGCGATGTTACATTCGGGTTTAGTTCGGTAATGTCACCTCCTTTGATCCCATCGAGGTCTCTGGAGAGATCCGTCTCCGGCGGAGGGGAGGCTTCTTCGGACTGGTCTAACTTGGTCAAGGAAGAGCCTggagaaggaggaggaagaaaaaaatcagagaGTGAAGCTATGGATGATGTCTTCAGGGCTTATATGAATCTTGATAACATTGATGTCTTGAATTCATTTGGAGGCAATGAGACGGTGGACAGCAGCGGGACTAGGAAGAGCAGCAGTGACTCTGAAGGAGAGAGCAGTGCGAAGGTTTCTTCAGGGGTGAAGAGGAGAGCCGGCGGAGACATTGCTCCGACGGGTAGACACTGTAGGAGTGTTTCAATGGATAGTGGTTTCATGGGAAAATTGGACTTCGGTGGTGATGAGAAGCTTCCGGTAAAAGCTTCCCCGACCAATTCTGGTGAAGGGAACTCGAGTGTGGAATTTGGAAACAGTGAGTTCACTGCAGCTGAGATGAAGAAGATCTCAGCTGATGAGAAACTCGCTGAGATTGTTATGGCTGACCCTAAGCGTGTTAAGAG GATATTGGCGAACCGTGTGTCTGCTGCACGTTCAAAGGAGCGGAAGACGCAATACATGGCGGAGTTAGAACACAAGGTGCAGACACTTCAGAGTGAGGCCACTACATTATCAGCTCAGCTCACGCATTTACAG AGAGATTCAATGGGGCTGACGAACCAGAACAATGAGCTCAAGTTCCGTCTTCAAGCTATGGAGCAGCAGGCACAACTCCGCGATG CTCTGTCTGAGAAACTGACTGAAGAAGTCCAGCGATTGAAGATGGTGATAGGTGAGACAAGCAgccgcagcagcagcagcaggagGGAATCTAACATATCAAAGACGACACTAAGCCCGGAGATGTTTCAGCAGCTAAGCATTAGCCAGCAGCAGATGCAGCATTCCAAAGCACAGATCAAATGA
- the LOC125608188 gene encoding glutathione S-transferase T3-like — translation MAANNTSYVNLLFSQSQSPVDLDSPEPFWFGTQGPDASPTVESAVDSPVRKERRPWSTKEDKILIGAWLNTSKDAVVSNEQKAARFWSRIVDYYNKSPQLVGTVPRELGQCKQRWARINEQVCKFVGCYDTALREQSSGQNDDDVMIAALDNFSNQYSVKFSMEHAWRELRHDQKWSSTYLAKGSGKEKRKGVEVVREEEVVRPVGVKAAKAATKKKKKSVAEESLSQIQVIMEMKDKLSKQKLLDLRL, via the coding sequence ATGGCTGCGAACAATACAAGTTATGTTAACCTCCTGTTTAGTCAATCTCAGTCCCCAGTGGACCTTGATTCACCCGAACCTTTTTGGTTCGGGACCCAAGGTCCTGATGCGTCTCCTACTGTCGAATCTGCTGTGGACTCTCCTGTTAGGAAGGAGAGGAGGCCTTGGTCTACTAAGGAGGACAAAATCCTAATCGGAGCTTGGCTTAACACGAGTAAGGATGCGGTGGTGAGCAATGAGCAGAAAGCTGCTAGGTTCTGGAGCCGCATTGTTGACTACTACAACAAAAGCCCTCAACTGGTGGGAACAGTGCCTAGAGAGCTTGGTCAGTGCAAGCAGAGGTGGGCTCGGATTAACGAGCAAGTGTGCAAGTTCGTAGGCTGCTATGACACAGCACTGAGGGAGCAGAGTAGTGGGCAAAACGATGATGATGTCATGATAGCTGCTTTGGATAACTTCTCCAATCAGTACTCGGTCAAGTTTAGCATGGAACATGCCTGGAGAGAGTTGAGGCATGACCAGAAATGGTCCTCTACCTATTTGGCGAAGGGGAGTGGGAAGGAAAAGCGCAAAGGGGTGGAGGTTgttagagaagaagaagtggtTAGACCCGTGGGGGTCAAGGCAGCTAAAGCTgctacgaagaagaagaagaagagtgttgCAGAAGAGTCCTTGTCACAAATACAAGTCATAATGGAAATGAAAGATAAACTCTCTAAGCAGAAGTTGCTCGATTTACGATTGTGA
- the LOC106420627 gene encoding bZIP transcription factor 29-like, translating into MDGHADIPPSYSGLSQYPRANPFGDESSNRATMPPPSGSSLPPFPCPQIPPTGQPSQYGSTPSWSTLPQPSSSLLSFPPLSPSSFLDFPSATVANKEMAYPPVPYTGGSGSSLPSSVFSVQPPYRGFPSATVANNDMALPPIAYMMPNSSSAEGKAHKRASSDSIRLNSLMASNRTYPNPIDMPVGVRTQNESVGDKSSSHNEDVNVNVDVPNGNKRRAANEIAPPRRIWRSVSAGSSLNEAPSLPQGVSVDVGNDTAFGGMFTPEQLRKIASSDELKEMAASDPKRLKRRLSNRESAARSKEKKALQKFELEVKVERLETQIDTLTAVLKLEKRERMAERMAADHECARLRTSLDGADEQARVHHDLIEQLNGEVRRLTEEASRLREEVNEYRRRESERMNANMLEQLNINQFEETDYNFE; encoded by the exons ATGGATGGTCACGCCGATATTCCTCCTTCATACTCCGGTCTCAGCCAATACCCGAGGGCTAACCCTTTTGGTGACGAGAGTTCCAATAGAGCAACCATGCCGCCGCCTAGCGGAAGCTCACTCCCACCCTTTCCGTGTCCTCAGATCCCACCGACCGGTCAGCCATCCCAGTACGGATCAACCCCCTCGTGGTCGACGTTACCTCAGCCGTCGTCGTCTCTCCTCTCATTCCCGCCGTTGAGCCCGTCGTCCTTCCTAGATTTTCCTTCAGCAACGGTGGCCAACAAAGAAATGGCATACCCTCCGGTTCCATACACGGGAGGCTCAGGGAGTAGTCTGCCGTCGTCTGTCTTCTCAGTGCAGCCGCCGTACCGAGGTTTTCCGTCAGCAACGGTGGCCAACAATGACATGGCATTACCTCCGATTGCGTACATGATGCCTAACTCCTCCTCCGCAGAGGGTAAGGCCCATAAACGGGCCAGCAGTGATAGTATCAGGTTAAATTCACTGATGGCTAGCAATCGAACCTACCCGAATCCAATAGATATGCCCGTTGGCGTGAGGACCCAAAATGAAAGCGTTGGAGACAAGTCGTCGTCTCACAATGAGGATGTGAATGTGAATGTTGATGTTCCGAATGGGAACAAGAGAAGAGCTGCCAACGAAATTGCTCCTCCAAGAAGAATTTGGAGGAGTGTTTCAGCCGGTAGTAGTCTCAACGAGGCTCCTTCTCTTCCTCAGGGTGTTTCGGTTGATGTGGGGAACGATACTGCTTTCGGAGGCATGTTTACTCCAGAACAACTGCGTAAGATTGCCTCCTCTGACGAACTCAAAGAGATGGCAGCATCTGATCCTAAGCGTCTCAAAAG aCGCTTGTCAAACCGGGAATCAGCTGCACGTTCAAAGGAGAAGAAGGCGCTGCAAAAGTTCGAGTTGGAAGTCAAAGTCGAGAGACTTGAGACTCAGATTGATACATTGACTGCCGTGCTCAAGCTTGAGAAG AGAGAAAGAATGGCAGAAAGGATGGCGGCGGATCACGAGTGCGCGCGACTGAGGACTAGTCTTGATGGAGCGGATGAGCAGGCACGAGTTCATCATG ACTTGATCGAACAATTGAATGGAGAAGTTCGTCGGCTAACAGAAGAGGCAAGTAGGCTAAGAGAAGAGGTGAACGAATACCGGAGGAGGGAAAGTGAGAGAATGAACGCAAACATGTTGGAGCAACTCAACATCAACCAGTTTGAAGAGACAGATTATAATTTCGAATGA